CCGAAAGACATTGAGGGCTTGGCGCTTGACATCTTCTTCACCCATATAGATAGTACAGTCCATGTTGAAAAGTGCTGCAGCTGTGGCGGTGGCCACTCCGTGCTGACCCGCACCAGTCTCTGCAATGATTTTCTTCTTGCCCATCCGCTTGGCCAATAGGACCTGCCCTAGGGCATTATTGATTTTATGTGCCCCGGTATGGTTGAGGTCTTCCCGCTTCAGATAAATCTTAGCACCGCCAGCATAAGCTGTCAGATTTTTTGCAAAATAGAGAGGATTTTCTCGCCCTACATACTGCTTCAGCAACTCTTCCAGCTCAGCCTGAAAGGCTGGGTCTTTTTTACTCTCACGGTAGGCTTTATCCAGCTCCAAAACTGCTGTCATCAGCGTTTCGGGAACAAAGCGTCCGCCAAACTCACCATAAAATCCTTCTTGATTGGGTTGATTATATGCCATCTTTCACTCTTTCTATAAATTCTGTTATCTTTTCTAAGTCCTTCTGGCCGTCAGTCTCAACCCCGCTTGAGACATCAACTGCATAAGGGGCGAAGTGCTGAATCGCTTCTCGGACATTTCCTGAATTCAAACCACCGGCGATAAAGAAGGGCTGTTGGATTTGATTCTTGTCAAAAGCTTGCCAGTCAAAGGTCTGACCACTACCAGCAACTGGTGCATCAAATAGCAGATAGTCCGACTGTTGGCTGACATCTTTTAACGCTCCACTGACCTGATAAGCTCGAATAACCGGCCGGCCAACCTGAGTCAGGAGCTCTTCATCAAAATCGCCATGAATCTGCACCAAATCTAGATTTGCCACTGAAATAGCTTCAAGCAGCTCTGCCAAGCTCGGAGAGACGAAAACTCCTACCTTTCGGACAGCAGGCGGCACCAAGGTAGCTAACTTCTGAGCTTGCTCCAAACTAACTCTTCGACGGCTCTCAGCAAAGACAAATCCAATGTAATCTGCACCAGCCTGACATGCAGTTTCCACAGCACTGGCCGTTGATAAGCCGCAAATCTTAATCTTTGTCAATTTTTAGCTCCTTGATTTTTTCTGCCACATCCTCAGCCTGCATCAGGGCTGTTCCAACTAAAACCGCATGGAAATAAGGAGCTACTAGCTCAGCATCTTCCTTGCTGAAAATAGCGGATTCTGATACGTAAACCCTGCCATCTTTGAAATGGGCAGACAGCTGGATACTGGTATTTATATCTGTCTCAAAAGTAACTAGATTGCGGTTATTAACACCGATTATCTGTGCACCTATTCTATGGGCAATTTCCAGCTCCGCCAGATTATGGGTTTCGACCAGAACTTCCAAGCCTAGACCTGTCGCAAAATCGTAGAGTTCTTGCAGCCGCTTTTCAGACAAGGCAGCCACGATCAGAAGAATAACCGTCGCTCCTGCATTTCGGGCACGAATAATCTGCTTTTCATCAATGATAAAGTCCTTATTGAGGGTTGGAATGGTCACTTGACTGGAAATCTCTCTCAGGTAATCCAGATGTCCTTTGAAGAAAATCTCATCTGTCAGGACCGAAATCATAGCTGCACCGCATCGTTCATAGGTGCAAGCCTGCTCCACAATATCCACACCGAGATTAATATCTCCCAGACTGGGGCTGGCTTTTTTGACCTCAGCAATCAGCTGCAGCTCTTGAGGATGGCTTTTAAGATACTCATAGAGGGAATAGGTCGAACGCATAGGTTGCAGCTCTTCGTAGGACATGGCCGCCACTTCCTGCTCTTTTTGCTTTAGAATGGTCGGGAGAAATTCTTTGCTCATTTCTGATACTCCTGTAGTTGCTTGAGTTTTTCATAGGCTGCGCCGCTAGCAATCACTTGGCGGGCTAGAACTATTCCTTCTTCTGTGCTGTCTGATTTCCCATTAGCATAAAATCCCAATCCCGCATTCAGAACTGCCGTTTCTAGATAGGGACTGGCTTGATTTTGCAGGACAGATAGCAGAATTTCTGCATTTTCCTTGGCATTACCCCCACGAATCGCTTCAAGAGGTATTTCTTCCATGTAAACATCTGACGGCAGAAAGCTGTGCAGGCTGATTTGTCCATTTTCCAGCAGAGCATACTGGGTTCGGCCATGAAGACCCGCCTCATCCAGACCATCTGGACCTGACACGACTACTGCACGTTTGCGACCCATATTTTTCAAGACCTCTGCCGTACTCTCTAGCATATCCGGCCGGCTGCTCCCCAAAAGCTGAGTTTCTAGACTCATGGGATGGATAAGCGGACCAGTTAGGTTCATGATAGTGGGAATACCTAGGCTAAGACGGGCTGGCATGATGTATTTCATGGCTGGGTGCATATTCTTTGCGAAGAGAAAGACGATACCTGTCTGCTCAAAAACCTTGCCCAAGCTAGCAGCGTCCAAGTCTAGATTGATACCCAGAGCTTCTAACACATCAGCTGATCCTGACTTAGAAGAAATGGAGCGATTGCCGTGCTTGGCCATCTTAATCCCGCCACCTGCCAGTACAAAAGCTGCTGTAGTTGAAACATTGAAGCTGAAAGACTTGTCCCCGCCCGTACCGCAATTGTCCATGGCAGTGCGGATAGTGGTCGGAATCTGCTTAGCATGGCCTCGCATTACCTGAGCCAAAGCCGTTCGTTCCTCAATCGTCTCCCCCTTCATCTTGAGCCCCAGTAAGAAGGCTACAATTTGAGACTCTGTCACCCGTCCGGTGACAATACGCTCAATCACATCTGTCATCTCAGCGCTGCTTAAATCCTTAAAATCAGCTAGTTTTGCAATAATCTCTTTCATACACGCTCCTTTACTTTACTAAGTCGATGAAGTTCTTGATAGACGACAAGCCGTCCGGCGTGCCAATACTTTCAGGATGATACTGAAAACCATAAATGGGCAGACTCTTGTGCTGGATAGCCATGATTGAGTTATCATCAGCCGCTCGAGCTGTCACTTCAAAATCCTCCGGCATCTCCTCAATCAAAATCGAATGATAGCGCATGACCGGCTGCCCATCCTCTATTCCCTGATAGATAGGAGATTCCCCCTCAAAGCGCAGAATACTTTGCTTGCCATGCATGACTTTGGGAGCCAAACCTAGCTTTCCGCCAAATACTTCTGCAATGGCTTGATGCCCCAAGCAAATCCCTAAAATCGGCTTTTTGCCAGCAAAATCGCGGATAAGTTCTTCCATCCGTCCTGCATCCGCTGGCCAGCCTGGACCCGGAGACAGAACCAAAGCATCAGCTTCTTCTGCTGCTTGATAAAGACCTACATCATCATTTCGCAAGACCTTAACTTCTGCAAAATTGCCGATATACTGGGCTAGATTGTAAGTAAAAGAATCATAATTATCAATCAATAAAATCATTGCATCTCTCCTATCTTGGTCATTGATTTGGCCTTGTTGATGGTTTCTTGGTATTCATTAGTAGGGATTGAGTCATAAACAATACCCGCTCCAGCTTGAACGTAAGCTCTGCCATTTTTCAAAATCATGGTTCGGATAGCAATAGCAACATCCATATCGCCTGTCGCAGACAGATAGCCAATAGCACCCGCATAAATACCACGCTTTTCCTGCTCCAGCTCATAAATTCGCTTCATAGCTCGAATCTTAGGCGCGCCCGAGACGGTACCAGCTGGCAGGGTTGACTTGAGCGCATCCATGGCTGTCAGTTGAGGCAGAAGCTGACCACGGACCACACTAGTCAGATGCATGACATAGCGGAAATACTCTACTTCCATGTACTTCGTGATCTCCACGCTCTTATTCTGGACAATTTTACCGATATCATTACGCCCCAAATCAACTAACATACGGTGTTCAGCCACTTCCTTCTCGTCAGCCAGCAACTCCTCTGCCAAGGCCTTATCTTCTCTTTCATCCTTCCCACGCGGTCTGGTTCCAGCGATAGGATTGGTCGTAACCTGACCCTGCTTGACAGAGACCAGACTTTCTGGACTGGCTCCGATAATCTGATAATCCCCGAAGTCATAAAAGTAGAGATAGTTGGAAGGGTTGGTCACGCGCAGATTGCGATAGTAATCCAGTGGTTTACCAGAATACTCTGCTGAAAACCGCTGACTGAGCACACATTGGAACATGTCGCCCTGCCGAATCAAGCTCCGCGCTTCTTCCACCATTTTTTCAAAAGCTGTCTGCTCGATATGGCTCTGGAAGTTCAAACTGGACAGTTCCAGCGATGAAAATTCATCTGCCGCAGGCTGCGCCAGCTCAGTCATGATACGCTCCAGACTAGTAGCCAAATCAGCTTCGCTTCTATCACTGTAGAGCGCCTCCTCAACGATATAGACCTTGTCTTTTTTATGGTCAAAAACCATGTAACTCTCATAGACGAAAAAGTGCATATCCGGCGTTCCAATCACATCAGCTGGAATCTGGCCAATCTCCTCATAGAGGGAAATCATATCGTAACCTACAAAGCCGATGGCTCCACCACCAAAAGGCAGGTCTGAATGATGATCTTTTTTCACTGCCAACTCATGCAGATAGTCCAATGGATCCGCCTCGATTGCTTGCCCGTTCTTTGTTAACCGGCCATTTTCATAGCGAACTTCAAAGACTGGGTTATAAGCTAGGATAGAAAAGCGAGCTGTTTCGCTATCTCTCGGAATACTTTCCAAAATCACCTTGTGGTCGCCCTGAATCCGCATGTAAGCTAGAATCGGCGATAAAATATCAGCTGGTAAAATCTTTTGCATATTTTTTCTTTCTATTTAAATCGGACGCGTTTAAGGAGGAGCAATCTGCTAGCCATGACCGCATTTCACAAGAACAGATAGCACCTGTTCACTGTCATAACTTGCTCCAGAACTACAGAAAAACGCCCGCACAGTTCATTCTGTGAGGGCGTGTCATCGCGGTGCCACCTCAGTTATGGAGTTTTCAGGCTCCACATCTCATTTACCTATTTACAGTCATTTAGATCCCTTTTAGTAGAAGGCAGCATACTGGTTTACAGCAAAGTAAGCTAACAAAGTAATAAAAGTTCAACTAAAGGACAAGATTTTGACTCCAGCAGCCCATTTCATAACTTCTCCTGCCTGTTTACAGCAACCACAGACTCTCTGAAAGGAGGGACATTACTACTCTTCTGCTGGGTATATTATTTTCGTTTTTCTAGATAGTCGGCAATGGCTGCCACATCCTTGTCTCCGCGACCAGATACATTGATAATGATGATTTGATCAGATGACAGTTGCGGAGCTCGGTTGATAGCTTCAGCAATGGCATGGGAGCTTTCGATTGCCGGCAAAATTCCTTCCTTTTGTGTCAAGAGGAGCAAGGCATCCACAGCTTCATCATCTGTCGCGGCTACGTATTCTACTCGGCCAGAATCTTTAAAGAAAGCATGTTCGGGACCAACTCCAGGATAGTCCAAGCCTGCTGAAATGGAGTAAACTGGTGCGACCTGACCATCTTCAGCAAAGACAGCGTAAGTCTTCATACCGTCCACTACTCCGACACTTCCCTTGGTCATGGTCGCCGCATGCTGGTCTGTATCAAGACCCCGTCCAGCCGCTTCAACCCCCACTAACTTGACTTCTTCATCCGCAACATACTGGGAGAAGGCACCGATAGCATTGGAGCCACCGCCTACGCAGGCAATGACATAGTCCGGCAAGCGGCCTTCCTTGTCCAAAATCTGACGGCGAGATTCTTCACTGATCACCTTTTGGAACTCATGGACAATGGTCGGATAAGGGTGAGGTCCGACAGCAGAACCCAAAACATAGAAGGCTTCCAAATCGCTCATCCAAGCTCCAAAAGCTGCATCCACAGCATCCTTGAGGGTTTTGGTGCCTGTTTCCACAGCGTGAACAGTCGCACCCATCATTTCCATGCGGAAGACATTAAGGCGCTGGCGCTCTACATCCTCTGCACCCATGTAGACATCGCACTTCATACCAAACTTAGCTGCGGCTGCCGCAGTTGCCACACCATGCTGACCAGCTCCAGTTTCAGCAATAACTCGGGTCTTGCCCATGCGCTTAGCTAGAAGAATCTGCCCCAAAACATTATTGAGCTTATGCGAGCCCAGATGATTGAGATCTTCCCGCTTCATATAAATCTTAGCTCCGCCCAGATGCTGGGTCAGACTTTCTGCATAGTAGAGCGGAGTTTCCCGGCCTGAATAATCTGACAAATAATGTCGGTATTCATTTAAAAATTCTGGGTCATCCTTATACTTCTCAAAAGTCGCTTCCAATTCATCCAGCAAGGCCTGGATAGGCTCCGGTACAAAGGAGCCACCGAATTGTCCAAAATATCCTTTAGTTTCTGTCATCTTAATTGCCTCTTTTCTTTATTTTCAAACAAAACAAAAGCCCACACACAGAAAAAAACTCTGTGTGAGGGCGTAAAATCGCGGTGCCACCTCAATTATGGAGCAAAGTATAGATTGCCACCATATCTCTGTCTTGTCTAACAACAAGTTGCACTGTAAGGTGTGCTCACCGAATTTTTATTGCTTCAAATTCATTTTTTACATCAGCCCACTTCATAATCCTCCACTACCTGTTTCCACCAACCACAGGCTCCCTGAAAGTAGAAAAAATTATTACTTTTCTGATGATTTATTTTATTATAGGCCTTTCCCTTTTTCTTGTCAAGAAAAAATTTAATTTTTCAACCTAAATCCGAACCTTTCTCTCGCTAATCTCTTTTGAAAGCGTCATCTTGACGATTTTTCCAGATTTTCTGACCAAGCTGAAATGCCCGCCAAGCCAGATAACCACCCAAAGTATTGGTCCAGAGATCATCAATCTCAAAGACTCGATTGGCGTTGATTAGAAGGTCCAGCAGAATCTGAGTCACTTCAATAGACAGACTCATCCCAAAGCTCAACCATACAACCTTCTTGGTCTTCCGCAATTTTGGAAAGAGCCAAAGCAATTGAAAGATTAATGGCGACAGTAAGAAGATATTGGCTAGATTTTGGATAAAGACCTTGACCAGCTGGATCCAAGAAGTAATCTCGCCAATATTAACAAAGGAATTAAAAGGGATTAACAAAACCACTATTCGGCCAAAATACTGGACTCCCGGCGTCTCCATTCCCGGCTCTGGAACCTGAGGAATAAAACACAGAATGCAAAGCATCAAGAAATAGAGCCAGCTTCCCCCTACCAGCAATTTCCGCCCCTTAGCTGTCAGCTCACCGTCTGAAGTCAGATAGTTCTTAAGGCTGAACATTTTCTACCAATGCTTTCTCGCGATCACGCTTCATGGTATTAGAACGTAGCTGGCCACAGGCTGCATCAATATCCGTTCCATGTTCCTGACGAACCACGCAGTTAACTCCGTTTTTCTTGAGGGTATCATAGAAAGCCATCACGCGCTCTTTGGGACTGCGGCTGTATTGGTCGTGCTCGCTAACGGGGTTATAAGGAATGAGATTGAC
This window of the Streptococcus sanguinis genome carries:
- a CDS encoding phosphoribosylanthranilate isomerase → MTKIKICGLSTASAVETACQAGADYIGFVFAESRRRVSLEQAQKLATLVPPAVRKVGVFVSPSLAELLEAISVANLDLVQIHGDFDEELLTQVGRPVIRAYQVSGALKDVSQQSDYLLFDAPVAGSGQTFDWQAFDKNQIQQPFFIAGGLNSGNVREAIQHFAPYAVDVSSGVETDGQKDLEKITEFIERVKDGI
- the trpC gene encoding indole-3-glycerol phosphate synthase TrpC; protein product: MSKEFLPTILKQKEQEVAAMSYEELQPMRSTYSLYEYLKSHPQELQLIAEVKKASPSLGDINLGVDIVEQACTYERCGAAMISVLTDEIFFKGHLDYLREISSQVTIPTLNKDFIIDEKQIIRARNAGATVILLIVAALSEKRLQELYDFATGLGLEVLVETHNLAELEIAHRIGAQIIGVNNRNLVTFETDINTSIQLSAHFKDGRVYVSESAIFSKEDAELVAPYFHAVLVGTALMQAEDVAEKIKELKIDKD
- the trpD gene encoding anthranilate phosphoribosyltransferase produces the protein MKEIIAKLADFKDLSSAEMTDVIERIVTGRVTESQIVAFLLGLKMKGETIEERTALAQVMRGHAKQIPTTIRTAMDNCGTGGDKSFSFNVSTTAAFVLAGGGIKMAKHGNRSISSKSGSADVLEALGINLDLDAASLGKVFEQTGIVFLFAKNMHPAMKYIMPARLSLGIPTIMNLTGPLIHPMSLETQLLGSSRPDMLESTAEVLKNMGRKRAVVVSGPDGLDEAGLHGRTQYALLENGQISLHSFLPSDVYMEEIPLEAIRGGNAKENAEILLSVLQNQASPYLETAVLNAGLGFYANGKSDSTEEGIVLARQVIASGAAYEKLKQLQEYQK
- a CDS encoding aminodeoxychorismate/anthranilate synthase component II, whose product is MILLIDNYDSFTYNLAQYIGNFAEVKVLRNDDVGLYQAAEEADALVLSPGPGWPADAGRMEELIRDFAGKKPILGICLGHQAIAEVFGGKLGLAPKVMHGKQSILRFEGESPIYQGIEDGQPVMRYHSILIEEMPEDFEVTARAADDNSIMAIQHKSLPIYGFQYHPESIGTPDGLSSIKNFIDLVK
- the trpE gene encoding anthranilate synthase component I — translated: MQKILPADILSPILAYMRIQGDHKVILESIPRDSETARFSILAYNPVFEVRYENGRLTKNGQAIEADPLDYLHELAVKKDHHSDLPFGGGAIGFVGYDMISLYEEIGQIPADVIGTPDMHFFVYESYMVFDHKKDKVYIVEEALYSDRSEADLATSLERIMTELAQPAADEFSSLELSSLNFQSHIEQTAFEKMVEEARSLIRQGDMFQCVLSQRFSAEYSGKPLDYYRNLRVTNPSNYLYFYDFGDYQIIGASPESLVSVKQGQVTTNPIAGTRPRGKDEREDKALAEELLADEKEVAEHRMLVDLGRNDIGKIVQNKSVEITKYMEVEYFRYVMHLTSVVRGQLLPQLTAMDALKSTLPAGTVSGAPKIRAMKRIYELEQEKRGIYAGAIGYLSATGDMDVAIAIRTMILKNGRAYVQAGAGIVYDSIPTNEYQETINKAKSMTKIGEMQ
- the trpB gene encoding tryptophan synthase subunit beta, encoding MTETKGYFGQFGGSFVPEPIQALLDELEATFEKYKDDPEFLNEYRHYLSDYSGRETPLYYAESLTQHLGGAKIYMKREDLNHLGSHKLNNVLGQILLAKRMGKTRVIAETGAGQHGVATAAAAAKFGMKCDVYMGAEDVERQRLNVFRMEMMGATVHAVETGTKTLKDAVDAAFGAWMSDLEAFYVLGSAVGPHPYPTIVHEFQKVISEESRRQILDKEGRLPDYVIACVGGGSNAIGAFSQYVADEEVKLVGVEAAGRGLDTDQHAATMTKGSVGVVDGMKTYAVFAEDGQVAPVYSISAGLDYPGVGPEHAFFKDSGRVEYVAATDDEAVDALLLLTQKEGILPAIESSHAIAEAINRAPQLSSDQIIIINVSGRGDKDVAAIADYLEKRK
- a CDS encoding VanZ family protein, with protein sequence MFSLKNYLTSDGELTAKGRKLLVGGSWLYFLMLCILCFIPQVPEPGMETPGVQYFGRIVVLLIPFNSFVNIGEITSWIQLVKVFIQNLANIFLLSPLIFQLLWLFPKLRKTKKVVWLSFGMSLSIEVTQILLDLLINANRVFEIDDLWTNTLGGYLAWRAFQLGQKIWKNRQDDAFKRD